The Verrucomicrobium spinosum DSM 4136 = JCM 18804 DNA segment GCAAGGCTCTGGCCTACGTCGGAGGCCTTGGCCACCAGAGGGTCGCCACGCATGAGTTCCTTCCACCGACGGATGAAGTGTTCGCTCTCTGCCTTGACCCAGGCATCCACTTCAGGGCTGCGCCCCGGCTTGTCAGGCAGCACGATGACGAAGCGGTTAAGAAGGGCGTCCTCGATACAGGTGCCTCCACTTTTGACCATGGCACGATCTGCACGGCTTTTTCCCGAAAGATTCCACGAACCATCCGGCTGCTTGGTGAGAAGATAGTATTGAGTCTGCCCGCGGCCAGCTTGAAAGGCACGCGTCTCTGCAAAGGTGCTGGATGCGCCATCAATCACGACTGTCCGGGTGGGGCCTGAAGTCTTCCAGGGCACGAGCATCTCGAAGGACTCCACGTTCTTGGTGGTGACCGTGATCGTGTGGCCCACCTCGTCGAGCCTCGCTTCCACCCGGGTGTCCAGCATGGGCTCCTTTACCTGTACCACCTGGAGCCAGTGCATGCGGGCGTAGCGGGCGGAGCGAAACTGCAAAATCACTTGATCGGGCTGGAGATTCCGGCCAGCGGCCACGGCTTTTTCAACGATGGCAGCCACTTGGTCACGCACAGCAGGGTCGTACTTGTGTCCCATGCCTGGACCGATCAGATGCTGCAACTGGAAGCCCTGACCCGCGAGCACCTCCGCCATGTACTCCGCCGTATCCCGCTGGGCGTCGTTCTCCCCGCTGTAGGCGACGAGCGGGACGTTGAAGAAGTTGCGCGCATAGTCCGGAACATCATAGACTCCCCACAGAGTCTGCTCATACCACGGCGCGGAGAAGCCAGCGGGCTTCTTCCCGGGCACGCGGTTCAAGTACCGCTGCACATCGGCAAACCCAGCACCAGCGTGCACACAAGCCCATTGATCCGCATAGTGCGCCCCCATGTGCCATGCTCCAGCTCCACCCATGCTGAAACCCATCAGCGCCACCCGGAGGGGATCGCCGTTGAATCGCTTCAAGGCATCGCTCCGGCATTCAAAGACATCCGTCTCCCCTGCCGATTTGTAGCCGTTGCAGAAGCGTCCAAAAGGGTGCACGACAATGGCGTTCTTGGGCCGGAATTCGCCGCCTTTGGAGCGCATGCGACCGGCGATGAAATGCAGGTCTGTGGCCGTATCTCCCCGCCCATGCAGCCATATCCACAGTGGCACTGCCTTTTTGCCCCGACCCCACTCCAGGCCCTCCGGGATATCCACGCCATACGGTTGGGGTGAGTCATCAATGTTGGAGTAGAATCCCAGCACTTTGGAGCCAGCTCCCTCCAGCCAGGGAGTCGTGTCGTTTTTGAGGCCTTCAATGCGACGACGTGCTTCGGCGAGCTGATCCTGCGCCTTTTTCACCCCGTCCTCCGGCTTCTTGTCATACCATTCACCGAATTCCAGCGCATATCGCACGGCCTTGAGAAAAATGTCCGCATCAGCGGCCCGGTTGTGTCCACGAACTGATTCAAACTCCCTGCTCACTGCCGCGAGTTCTTGCTGCAGCGACGCCTGCAGGTCTGAGGGAATCTCCTTGGCAGGAGGGGGCAGCACACGGTCAAACGCCGCAGCCGGCAGGGCGAGACCACCGGTCAATGCCAGTAAATAGAAAGCCAGGTGTTTCATGATGGGATGAGGTCTGCGAAAAAAATGGGGCGGACGTTAATCATAACGTCCGCCCCCAAAGGCACACAAGACAAGAGAAGGAAAAGCGCAGTGCCAGATTTGCCCTGTTATTTGCCAACGCAATAGAGGCGGTCCTGAGCGCGAATGTAGAGATTGCCGTTCGCGACCACCACGCACGCCCGGCAGATTTTGTCATTATTGGTGGCCGTGGCACCTTCCTGCCCAAAGGTGGCCTGGTGCACGATCTCGAAACCGGCGGTTCCGGCCTTCACGACGAACACATTGCCCATGAAGTCGATGGCATAGATTTTGCCGTCAGCGCCTGTCGGAGAGGCCTCGATTTTGACTCGCGTGGGGAACTCCCCCCGCCAGAGCACCTTGCCAGTCTTGGGCTCGACGCAGGCCAGCGCCTTCCGGTCACTGTCCAGCACGTAGAAGTTCCCCTGGTAGAAAAGCGGCGTGCTCACGTCGCTGCTGACCTCTTTGCTCTCCGAAGTCCAGGCAGGCTCCACGGTGCCCGTGGCATCCAGCTTCAAGCCGTACACCGGTTCCTTTTTCGGGGCGCAGAGGAGGGCGATCCCGTCCCCCGCCACAGGCGAGGGCACATGCCGCCAGTGTCCAATCCGGGACGGATTGTAGGAAACCATGCGCCAGAGCTCCTTGCCGGAGGCAGCGTCATGACAGGTCAGGGTGTCTCCACCAGAGATCAACATGAGCCGACGGCCGTTGTGCGTGTGAAACACCGGGGTGCTGAAGGCTTCCAGCGACTCTGCCTGGGCCTCGCTGGGGCGCACTTGCCGCCAGATTTCCTTCCCCGTCTTGGGCTCAAGGGCAAGAATGTAGCTCTCGTTCTTTCCATTGGGATCCCCTTTCTGAAGTCCGTGGAATTCAAAGGCCTGATTGCGTTGCAGCACCTGGATGTACAGGCGCTCGTTGTCTAAAACCGGGCTGCTGGAGTAAGTCCACTGGGTGCCGAAATTGCCGTAATCCTTGCCAAGGTCTCGTTTCCAGACCTCCTTGCCGGTGAAGTCATAGGCGACAAGCACGCTGGTCCCGTAGAAGAAATAGACCAGATTCCCGTCTGTGCAGGGCGA contains these protein-coding regions:
- a CDS encoding alpha/beta fold hydrolase, with product MKHLAFYLLALTGGLALPAAAFDRVLPPPAKEIPSDLQASLQQELAAVSREFESVRGHNRAADADIFLKAVRYALEFGEWYDKKPEDGVKKAQDQLAEARRRIEGLKNDTTPWLEGAGSKVLGFYSNIDDSPQPYGVDIPEGLEWGRGKKAVPLWIWLHGRGDTATDLHFIAGRMRSKGGEFRPKNAIVVHPFGRFCNGYKSAGETDVFECRSDALKRFNGDPLRVALMGFSMGGAGAWHMGAHYADQWACVHAGAGFADVQRYLNRVPGKKPAGFSAPWYEQTLWGVYDVPDYARNFFNVPLVAYSGENDAQRDTAEYMAEVLAGQGFQLQHLIGPGMGHKYDPAVRDQVAAIVEKAVAAGRNLQPDQVILQFRSARYARMHWLQVVQVKEPMLDTRVEARLDEVGHTITVTTKNVESFEMLVPWKTSGPTRTVVIDGASSTFAETRAFQAGRGQTQYYLLTKQPDGSWNLSGKSRADRAMVKSGGTCIEDALLNRFVIVLPDKPGRSPEVDAWVKAESEHFIRRWKELMRGDPLVAKASDVGQSLATRENLILWGDDLSNSCIAQRLSGLPVKWSGGDVTVGGNRFSSGSHVPVLIYPEVPSAPGQGMVVINSGLTFREAHDRTNSLQNPKLPDWAVIDITTPPDAERAGNVVDAGFFDASWKVAPRNP
- a CDS encoding PQQ-binding-like beta-propeller repeat protein, translated to MKYSRFIPVWLFATCATLSAANWPGFRGPNQDGSSPETGLPEKFSKTDGIKWATDMPGPAASVPAVWGDHVFVSSSNPATQKLMAMCLDGKTGKVRWSHEVTDGYQHDDRSNLASPSPCTDGNLVYFFYGTSVLVAYDFTGKEVWKRDLGKDYGNFGTQWTYSSSPVLDNERLYIQVLQRNQAFEFHGLQKGDPNGKNESYILALEPKTGKEIWRQVRPSEAQAESLEAFSTPVFHTHNGRRLMLISGGDTLTCHDAASGKELWRMVSYNPSRIGHWRHVPSPVAGDGIALLCAPKKEPVYGLKLDATGTVEPAWTSESKEVSSDVSTPLFYQGNFYVLDSDRKALACVEPKTGKVLWRGEFPTRVKIEASPTGADGKIYAIDFMGNVFVVKAGTAGFEIVHQATFGQEGATATNNDKICRACVVVANGNLYIRAQDRLYCVGK